A section of the Mastomys coucha isolate ucsf_1 unplaced genomic scaffold, UCSF_Mcou_1 pScaffold15, whole genome shotgun sequence genome encodes:
- the Ralgds gene encoding ral guanine nucleotide dissociation stimulator isoform X5: MAREADRVHARPTVPRGRKGSVFFACVSLVTARRWAIARRTTARSPTPPTPCRAPLLAPTAESSTQEIGEELINGVIYSISLRKVQLHQGATKGQRWLGCENESALNLYETCKVRTVKAGTLEKLVEHLVPAFQGSDLSYVTVFLCTYRAFTTTQQVLDLLFKSRYGRCDALTASSRYGCILPYSSEDGGPQDQLKNAISSILGTWLDQYSEDFCQPPDFPCLKQLVAYVQLNMPGSDLERRAHLLLAQLEDLEPSEVEPEASQMEPAPALLLTPSRAVTSTPVREAATALVPVLTSSPVVAPASVLEPAPEPPLEPEPSLALAPELDPAVSQSLELESAPVPTPALEPSWPLPEATENGLEEKPHLLLFPPDLVAEQFTLMDAELFKRVVPYHCLGSIWSQRDKKGKEHLAPTIRATVTQFNNVANCVITTCLGDQSMKAPDRARVVEHWIEVARECRVLKNFSSLYAILSALQSNAIHRLKKTWEEVSRDSFRVFQKLSEIFSDENNYSLSRELLIKEGTSKFATLEMNPRRAQRRPKETGVIQGTVPYLGTFLTDLVMLDTAMKDYLYGRLINFEKRRKEFEVIAQIKLLQSACNNYSIAPEEHFGAWFRAMERLSEAESYNLSCELEPPSESASNTLRSKKSTAIVKRWSDRQTPSMELSTSSSAHSKSCDQLRCSPYLGSGDITDALSVHSAGSSSSDVEEINMSFVPESPDGQEKKFWESASQSSPETSGISSASSSTSSSSASTTPVSTTRTHKRSVSGVCSYSSSLPLYNQQVGDCCIIRVSLDVDNGNMYKSILVTSQDKAPTVIRKAMDKHNLDEDEPEDYELVQIISEDHKLKIPENANVFYAMNSTANYDFILKKRTFTKGAKVKPGASSTLPRMKQKGLRIAKGIF; this comes from the exons ATGGCCCGGGAAGCAGACCGGGTCCATGCTAGGCCTACTGTGCCCAGGGGGAGGAAGGGATCAGTGTTCTTTGCCTGTGTCTCACTGGTGACTGCCAGGCGGTGGGCCATTGCCCGCCGCACCACTGCCCGATCTCCCACTCCTCCAACACCTTGCCGGGCACCCCTGCTGGCACCCACTGCTGAG AGCTCCACGCAGGAGATTGGGGAGGAGCTGATCAACGGGGTCATCTACTCCATCTCCCTGCGCAAGGTTCAGCTACACCAAGGAGCCACCAAGGGCCAGCGCTGGCTAGGG TGTGAGAATGAGTCGGCTCTGAACCTCTATGAGACCTGCAAGGTGCGCACGGTGAAGGCTGGTACTCTGGAGAAGCTGGTGGAGCACCTGGTGCCTGCCTTCCAGGGCAGTGACCTTTCCTACGTCACTGTCTTCCTGTGTACCTACAGAGCCTTCACCACTACTCAGCAGGTACTAGACCTGCTGTTCAAAAG CAGGTACGGTAGATGTGACGCCCTCACGGCCTCCTCTAGATATGGCTGCATCCTCCCCTACTCCAGTGAGGACGGTGGACCGCAGGACCAACTCAAAAA TGCCATCTCCTCCATCCTGGGCACCTGGCTGGACCAATACTCAGAGGATTTCTGTCAACCTCCGGACTTTCCCTGCCTCAAGCAGCTGGTGGCTTATGTGCAGCTCAACATGCCTGGCTCAGACCTGGAGCGCCGCGCTCACCTTCTCCTGGCTCAGCTGGAGGACCTGGAGCCCAGTGAGGTTGAGCCTGAGG CTTCACAGATGGAACCAGCCCCTGCCCTGCTTCTGACGCCTAGCCGAGCGGTGACATCAACTCCAGTAAGAGAGGCAGCCACAGCTCTAGTGCCAGTGCTGACATCCAGCCCGGTGGTGGCGCCAGCTTCTGTGCTAGAACCAGCTCCAGAGCCGCCTCTAGAGCCTGAGCCATCCCTAGCACTTGCTCCGGAGCTGGACCCCGCTGTCTCACAGAGCCTCGAACTCGAGTCAGCTCCTGTGCCCACTCCTGCCTTAGAGCCTTCCTGGCCTCTGCCTGAAGCCACTGAGAATGGACTAGAAGAGAAGCCTCACCTCCTGCTGTTTCCTCCTGACTTGGTGGCTGAGCAGTTTACACTGATGGACGCA GAACTATTCAAGAGAGTCGTGCCCTACCACTGCCTGGGCTCCATCTGGTCCCAGCGGGACAAGAAGGGCAAGGAACACCTCGCGCCTACCATCCGTGCCACTGTCACCCAGTTCAACAATGTGGCCAACTGTGTCATTACTACCTGCCTTGGGGACCAGAGCATGAAGGCTCCGGACAGGGCCCGGGTGGTGGAACACTGGATCGAGGTGGCCAGG GAGTGCAGAGTGCTCAAgaatttctcctccctctacgCCATCCTCTCTGCCCTACAGAGCAATGCCATCCACCGCCTAAAGAAGACGTGGGAAGAGGTCTCCAG GGACAGCTTTCGAGTGTTCCAGAAACTGTCGGAGATTTTCTCTGATGAGAACAACTACTCCCTGAGCAGAGAACTGCTCATCAAG GAAGGAACCTCCAAGTTTGCCACACTGGAGATGAACCCTAGGAGAGCGCAGAGGCGGCCAAAGGAGACA GGTGTCATCCAGGGCACTGTTCCCTACCTGGGCACATTCCTCACTGACCTGGTGATGCTGGACACTGCCATGAAGGACTATCTATAT GGGAGACTGATCAACtttgaaaagagaaggaag GAGTTTGAAGTCATTGCCCAGATCAAGTTGCTACAGTCGGCCTGCAACAACTACAGCATTGCTCCTGAGGAGCACTTTGGAGCCTGGTTCCGAGCCATGGAACGACTCAGTGAGGCTGAGAG CTACAATCTGTCGTGTGAGCTGGAGCCCCCGTCTGAGTCAGCCAGCAACACCCTGAGGAGCAAGAAAAGCACAGCCATTGTCAAGCGCTGGAGCGA CCGCCAGACTCCCAGCATGGAGCTAAGCACCAGTAGCAGTGCCCACTCCAAGTCCTGTGACCAGCTCCGGTGCAGCCCctacctgggcagtggtgataTCACCGACGCGCTCAGTGTTCACTCAGCTGGTTCTTCCAGTTCTGATGTGGAGGAGATCAATATGAGCTTTGTCCCAGAGTCTCCTGATGGCCAGGAAAAGAAG TTCTGGGAGTCAGCCTCCCAGTCGTCCCCAGAGACCTCTGGCATCAGCTCCGCCTCCAGCAGCACCTCCTCTTCATCAGCCTCTACCACGCCCGTGTCTACCACACGTACCCACAAGCGCTCCGTCTCAGGGGTCTGCAGCTACAGCTCCTCACTGCCTCTCTACAACCAGCAGGTGGGCGACTGCTGCATCATCAGGGTCAGCCTGGATGTGGACAACGGCAACATGTACAAGAGCATCCTG GTGACCAGCCAGGATAAGGCTCCGACTGTCATCCGAAAAGCCATGGACAAACACAACCTAGATGAGGACGAGCCAGAGGACTATGAGCTGGTGCAGATCATCTCAGAGGATCACA AGCTGAAGATTCCAGAAAACGCCAATGTGTTCTATGCCATGAACTCTACTGCCAACTATGACTTTATCCTCAAGAAGCGGACCTTCACTAAGGGGGCCAAAGTCAAGCCTGGGGCCAGCTCCACCCTCCCCCGTATGAAGCAGAAGGGACTCAGGATCGCCAAAGGCATCTTCTAA
- the Ralgds gene encoding ral guanine nucleotide dissociation stimulator isoform X3 has product MVQRMWAEAAGPIAGTEPLFPGSRRSRSVWDAVRLEVGVPDSCPVVLHSFTQLDPDLPRLESSTQEIGEELINGVIYSISLRKVQLHQGATKGQRWLGCENESALNLYETCKVRTVKAGTLEKLVEHLVPAFQGSDLSYVTVFLCTYRAFTTTQQVLDLLFKSRYGRCDALTASSRYGCILPYSSEDGGPQDQLKNAISSILGTWLDQYSEDFCQPPDFPCLKQLVAYVQLNMPGSDLERRAHLLLAQLEDLEPSEVEPEALSPAPVLSLKPASQMEPAPALLLTPSRAVTSTPVREAATALVPVLTSSPVVAPASVLEPAPEPPLEPEPSLALAPELDPAVSQSLELESAPVPTPALEPSWPLPEATENGLEEKPHLLLFPPDLVAEQFTLMDAELFKRVVPYHCLGSIWSQRDKKGKEHLAPTIRATVTQFNNVANCVITTCLGDQSMKAPDRARVVEHWIEVARECRVLKNFSSLYAILSALQSNAIHRLKKTWEEVSRDSFRVFQKLSEIFSDENNYSLSRELLIKEGTSKFATLEMNPRRAQRRPKETGVIQGTVPYLGTFLTDLVMLDTAMKDYLYGRLINFEKRRKEFEVIAQIKLLQSACNNYSIAPEEHFGAWFRAMERLSEAESYNLSCELEPPSESASNTLRSKKSTAIVKRWSDRQTPSMELSTSSSAHSKSCDQLRCSPYLGSGDITDALSVHSAGSSSSDVEEINMSFVPESPDGQEKKFWESASQSSPETSGISSASSSTSSSSASTTPVSTTRTHKRSVSGVCSYSSSLPLYNQQVGDCCIIRVSLDVDNGNMYKSILVTSQDKAPTVIRKAMDKHNLDEDEPEDYELVQIISEDHKLKIPENANVFYAMNSTANYDFILKKRTFTKGAKVKPGASSTLPRMKQKGLRIAKGIF; this is encoded by the exons ATGGTGCAGCGCATGTGGGCCGAGGCGGCCGGGCCCATAGCGGGCACCGAGCCGTTGTTTCCCGGCTCCCGGCGCAGCCGCAGCGTGTGGGACGCCGTGCGCCTGGAGGTGGGCGTCCCAGACAGCTGTCCGGTGGTGCTGCACAGCTTCACGCAGCTAGACCCTGATCTGCCGCGCCTGGAG AGCTCCACGCAGGAGATTGGGGAGGAGCTGATCAACGGGGTCATCTACTCCATCTCCCTGCGCAAGGTTCAGCTACACCAAGGAGCCACCAAGGGCCAGCGCTGGCTAGGG TGTGAGAATGAGTCGGCTCTGAACCTCTATGAGACCTGCAAGGTGCGCACGGTGAAGGCTGGTACTCTGGAGAAGCTGGTGGAGCACCTGGTGCCTGCCTTCCAGGGCAGTGACCTTTCCTACGTCACTGTCTTCCTGTGTACCTACAGAGCCTTCACCACTACTCAGCAGGTACTAGACCTGCTGTTCAAAAG CAGGTACGGTAGATGTGACGCCCTCACGGCCTCCTCTAGATATGGCTGCATCCTCCCCTACTCCAGTGAGGACGGTGGACCGCAGGACCAACTCAAAAA TGCCATCTCCTCCATCCTGGGCACCTGGCTGGACCAATACTCAGAGGATTTCTGTCAACCTCCGGACTTTCCCTGCCTCAAGCAGCTGGTGGCTTATGTGCAGCTCAACATGCCTGGCTCAGACCTGGAGCGCCGCGCTCACCTTCTCCTGGCTCAGCTGGAGGACCTGGAGCCCAGTGAGGTTGAGCCTGAGG CCCTGTCCCCAGCTCCAGTGTTGTCTCTGAAACCAGCTTCACAGATGGAACCAGCCCCTGCCCTGCTTCTGACGCCTAGCCGAGCGGTGACATCAACTCCAGTAAGAGAGGCAGCCACAGCTCTAGTGCCAGTGCTGACATCCAGCCCGGTGGTGGCGCCAGCTTCTGTGCTAGAACCAGCTCCAGAGCCGCCTCTAGAGCCTGAGCCATCCCTAGCACTTGCTCCGGAGCTGGACCCCGCTGTCTCACAGAGCCTCGAACTCGAGTCAGCTCCTGTGCCCACTCCTGCCTTAGAGCCTTCCTGGCCTCTGCCTGAAGCCACTGAGAATGGACTAGAAGAGAAGCCTCACCTCCTGCTGTTTCCTCCTGACTTGGTGGCTGAGCAGTTTACACTGATGGACGCA GAACTATTCAAGAGAGTCGTGCCCTACCACTGCCTGGGCTCCATCTGGTCCCAGCGGGACAAGAAGGGCAAGGAACACCTCGCGCCTACCATCCGTGCCACTGTCACCCAGTTCAACAATGTGGCCAACTGTGTCATTACTACCTGCCTTGGGGACCAGAGCATGAAGGCTCCGGACAGGGCCCGGGTGGTGGAACACTGGATCGAGGTGGCCAGG GAGTGCAGAGTGCTCAAgaatttctcctccctctacgCCATCCTCTCTGCCCTACAGAGCAATGCCATCCACCGCCTAAAGAAGACGTGGGAAGAGGTCTCCAG GGACAGCTTTCGAGTGTTCCAGAAACTGTCGGAGATTTTCTCTGATGAGAACAACTACTCCCTGAGCAGAGAACTGCTCATCAAG GAAGGAACCTCCAAGTTTGCCACACTGGAGATGAACCCTAGGAGAGCGCAGAGGCGGCCAAAGGAGACA GGTGTCATCCAGGGCACTGTTCCCTACCTGGGCACATTCCTCACTGACCTGGTGATGCTGGACACTGCCATGAAGGACTATCTATAT GGGAGACTGATCAACtttgaaaagagaaggaag GAGTTTGAAGTCATTGCCCAGATCAAGTTGCTACAGTCGGCCTGCAACAACTACAGCATTGCTCCTGAGGAGCACTTTGGAGCCTGGTTCCGAGCCATGGAACGACTCAGTGAGGCTGAGAG CTACAATCTGTCGTGTGAGCTGGAGCCCCCGTCTGAGTCAGCCAGCAACACCCTGAGGAGCAAGAAAAGCACAGCCATTGTCAAGCGCTGGAGCGA CCGCCAGACTCCCAGCATGGAGCTAAGCACCAGTAGCAGTGCCCACTCCAAGTCCTGTGACCAGCTCCGGTGCAGCCCctacctgggcagtggtgataTCACCGACGCGCTCAGTGTTCACTCAGCTGGTTCTTCCAGTTCTGATGTGGAGGAGATCAATATGAGCTTTGTCCCAGAGTCTCCTGATGGCCAGGAAAAGAAG TTCTGGGAGTCAGCCTCCCAGTCGTCCCCAGAGACCTCTGGCATCAGCTCCGCCTCCAGCAGCACCTCCTCTTCATCAGCCTCTACCACGCCCGTGTCTACCACACGTACCCACAAGCGCTCCGTCTCAGGGGTCTGCAGCTACAGCTCCTCACTGCCTCTCTACAACCAGCAGGTGGGCGACTGCTGCATCATCAGGGTCAGCCTGGATGTGGACAACGGCAACATGTACAAGAGCATCCTG GTGACCAGCCAGGATAAGGCTCCGACTGTCATCCGAAAAGCCATGGACAAACACAACCTAGATGAGGACGAGCCAGAGGACTATGAGCTGGTGCAGATCATCTCAGAGGATCACA AGCTGAAGATTCCAGAAAACGCCAATGTGTTCTATGCCATGAACTCTACTGCCAACTATGACTTTATCCTCAAGAAGCGGACCTTCACTAAGGGGGCCAAAGTCAAGCCTGGGGCCAGCTCCACCCTCCCCCGTATGAAGCAGAAGGGACTCAGGATCGCCAAAGGCATCTTCTAA
- the Ralgds gene encoding ral guanine nucleotide dissociation stimulator isoform X4, whose product MVQRMWAEAAGPIAGTEPLFPGSRRSRSVWDAVRLEVGVPDSCPVVLHSFTQLDPDLPRLESSTQEIGEELINGVIYSISLRKVQLHQGATKGQRWLGCENESALNLYETCKVRTVKAGTLEKLVEHLVPAFQGSDLSYVTVFLCTYRAFTTTQQVLDLLFKRYGRCDALTASSRYGCILPYSSEDGGPQDQLKNAISSILGTWLDQYSEDFCQPPDFPCLKQLVAYVQLNMPGSDLERRAHLLLAQLEDLEPSEVEPEALSPAPVLSLKPASQMEPAPALLLTPSRAVTSTPVREAATALVPVLTSSPVVAPASVLEPAPEPPLEPEPSLALAPELDPAVSQSLELESAPVPTPALEPSWPLPEATENGLEEKPHLLLFPPDLVAEQFTLMDAELFKRVVPYHCLGSIWSQRDKKGKEHLAPTIRATVTQFNNVANCVITTCLGDQSMKAPDRARVVEHWIEVARECRVLKNFSSLYAILSALQSNAIHRLKKTWEEVSRDSFRVFQKLSEIFSDENNYSLSRELLIKEGTSKFATLEMNPRRAQRRPKETGVIQGTVPYLGTFLTDLVMLDTAMKDYLYGRLINFEKRRKEFEVIAQIKLLQSACNNYSIAPEEHFGAWFRAMERLSEAESYNLSCELEPPSESASNTLRSKKSTAIVKRWSDRQTPSMELSTSSSAHSKSCDQLRCSPYLGSGDITDALSVHSAGSSSSDVEEINMSFVPESPDGQEKKFWESASQSSPETSGISSASSSTSSSSASTTPVSTTRTHKRSVSGVCSYSSSLPLYNQQVGDCCIIRVSLDVDNGNMYKSILVTSQDKAPTVIRKAMDKHNLDEDEPEDYELVQIISEDHKLKIPENANVFYAMNSTANYDFILKKRTFTKGAKVKPGASSTLPRMKQKGLRIAKGIF is encoded by the exons ATGGTGCAGCGCATGTGGGCCGAGGCGGCCGGGCCCATAGCGGGCACCGAGCCGTTGTTTCCCGGCTCCCGGCGCAGCCGCAGCGTGTGGGACGCCGTGCGCCTGGAGGTGGGCGTCCCAGACAGCTGTCCGGTGGTGCTGCACAGCTTCACGCAGCTAGACCCTGATCTGCCGCGCCTGGAG AGCTCCACGCAGGAGATTGGGGAGGAGCTGATCAACGGGGTCATCTACTCCATCTCCCTGCGCAAGGTTCAGCTACACCAAGGAGCCACCAAGGGCCAGCGCTGGCTAGGG TGTGAGAATGAGTCGGCTCTGAACCTCTATGAGACCTGCAAGGTGCGCACGGTGAAGGCTGGTACTCTGGAGAAGCTGGTGGAGCACCTGGTGCCTGCCTTCCAGGGCAGTGACCTTTCCTACGTCACTGTCTTCCTGTGTACCTACAGAGCCTTCACCACTACTCAGCAGGTACTAGACCTGCTGTTCAAAAG GTACGGTAGATGTGACGCCCTCACGGCCTCCTCTAGATATGGCTGCATCCTCCCCTACTCCAGTGAGGACGGTGGACCGCAGGACCAACTCAAAAA TGCCATCTCCTCCATCCTGGGCACCTGGCTGGACCAATACTCAGAGGATTTCTGTCAACCTCCGGACTTTCCCTGCCTCAAGCAGCTGGTGGCTTATGTGCAGCTCAACATGCCTGGCTCAGACCTGGAGCGCCGCGCTCACCTTCTCCTGGCTCAGCTGGAGGACCTGGAGCCCAGTGAGGTTGAGCCTGAGG CCCTGTCCCCAGCTCCAGTGTTGTCTCTGAAACCAGCTTCACAGATGGAACCAGCCCCTGCCCTGCTTCTGACGCCTAGCCGAGCGGTGACATCAACTCCAGTAAGAGAGGCAGCCACAGCTCTAGTGCCAGTGCTGACATCCAGCCCGGTGGTGGCGCCAGCTTCTGTGCTAGAACCAGCTCCAGAGCCGCCTCTAGAGCCTGAGCCATCCCTAGCACTTGCTCCGGAGCTGGACCCCGCTGTCTCACAGAGCCTCGAACTCGAGTCAGCTCCTGTGCCCACTCCTGCCTTAGAGCCTTCCTGGCCTCTGCCTGAAGCCACTGAGAATGGACTAGAAGAGAAGCCTCACCTCCTGCTGTTTCCTCCTGACTTGGTGGCTGAGCAGTTTACACTGATGGACGCA GAACTATTCAAGAGAGTCGTGCCCTACCACTGCCTGGGCTCCATCTGGTCCCAGCGGGACAAGAAGGGCAAGGAACACCTCGCGCCTACCATCCGTGCCACTGTCACCCAGTTCAACAATGTGGCCAACTGTGTCATTACTACCTGCCTTGGGGACCAGAGCATGAAGGCTCCGGACAGGGCCCGGGTGGTGGAACACTGGATCGAGGTGGCCAGG GAGTGCAGAGTGCTCAAgaatttctcctccctctacgCCATCCTCTCTGCCCTACAGAGCAATGCCATCCACCGCCTAAAGAAGACGTGGGAAGAGGTCTCCAG GGACAGCTTTCGAGTGTTCCAGAAACTGTCGGAGATTTTCTCTGATGAGAACAACTACTCCCTGAGCAGAGAACTGCTCATCAAG GAAGGAACCTCCAAGTTTGCCACACTGGAGATGAACCCTAGGAGAGCGCAGAGGCGGCCAAAGGAGACA GGTGTCATCCAGGGCACTGTTCCCTACCTGGGCACATTCCTCACTGACCTGGTGATGCTGGACACTGCCATGAAGGACTATCTATAT GGGAGACTGATCAACtttgaaaagagaaggaag GAGTTTGAAGTCATTGCCCAGATCAAGTTGCTACAGTCGGCCTGCAACAACTACAGCATTGCTCCTGAGGAGCACTTTGGAGCCTGGTTCCGAGCCATGGAACGACTCAGTGAGGCTGAGAG CTACAATCTGTCGTGTGAGCTGGAGCCCCCGTCTGAGTCAGCCAGCAACACCCTGAGGAGCAAGAAAAGCACAGCCATTGTCAAGCGCTGGAGCGA CCGCCAGACTCCCAGCATGGAGCTAAGCACCAGTAGCAGTGCCCACTCCAAGTCCTGTGACCAGCTCCGGTGCAGCCCctacctgggcagtggtgataTCACCGACGCGCTCAGTGTTCACTCAGCTGGTTCTTCCAGTTCTGATGTGGAGGAGATCAATATGAGCTTTGTCCCAGAGTCTCCTGATGGCCAGGAAAAGAAG TTCTGGGAGTCAGCCTCCCAGTCGTCCCCAGAGACCTCTGGCATCAGCTCCGCCTCCAGCAGCACCTCCTCTTCATCAGCCTCTACCACGCCCGTGTCTACCACACGTACCCACAAGCGCTCCGTCTCAGGGGTCTGCAGCTACAGCTCCTCACTGCCTCTCTACAACCAGCAGGTGGGCGACTGCTGCATCATCAGGGTCAGCCTGGATGTGGACAACGGCAACATGTACAAGAGCATCCTG GTGACCAGCCAGGATAAGGCTCCGACTGTCATCCGAAAAGCCATGGACAAACACAACCTAGATGAGGACGAGCCAGAGGACTATGAGCTGGTGCAGATCATCTCAGAGGATCACA AGCTGAAGATTCCAGAAAACGCCAATGTGTTCTATGCCATGAACTCTACTGCCAACTATGACTTTATCCTCAAGAAGCGGACCTTCACTAAGGGGGCCAAAGTCAAGCCTGGGGCCAGCTCCACCCTCCCCCGTATGAAGCAGAAGGGACTCAGGATCGCCAAAGGCATCTTCTAA
- the Ralgds gene encoding ral guanine nucleotide dissociation stimulator isoform X7, with protein sequence MVQRMWAEAAGPIAGTEPLFPGSRRSRSVWDAVRLEVGVPDSCPVVLHSFTQLDPDLPRLESSTQEIGEELINGVIYSISLRKVQLHQGATKGQRWLGCENESALNLYETCKVRTVKAGTLEKLVEHLVPAFQGSDLSYVTVFLCTYRAFTTTQQVLDLLFKRYGCILPYSSEDGGPQDQLKNAISSILGTWLDQYSEDFCQPPDFPCLKQLVAYVQLNMPGSDLERRAHLLLAQLEDLEPSEVEPEALSPAPVLSLKPASQMEPAPALLLTPSRAVTSTPVREAATALVPVLTSSPVVAPASVLEPAPEPPLEPEPSLALAPELDPAVSQSLELESAPVPTPALEPSWPLPEATENGLEEKPHLLLFPPDLVAEQFTLMDAELFKRVVPYHCLGSIWSQRDKKGKEHLAPTIRATVTQFNNVANCVITTCLGDQSMKAPDRARVVEHWIEVARECRVLKNFSSLYAILSALQSNAIHRLKKTWEEVSRDSFRVFQKLSEIFSDENNYSLSRELLIKEGTSKFATLEMNPRRAQRRPKETGVIQGTVPYLGTFLTDLVMLDTAMKDYLYGRLINFEKRRKEFEVIAQIKLLQSACNNYSIAPEEHFGAWFRAMERLSEAESYNLSCELEPPSESASNTLRSKKSTAIVKRWSDRQTPSMELSTSSSAHSKSCDQLRCSPYLGSGDITDALSVHSAGSSSSDVEEINMSFVPESPDGQEKKFWESASQSSPETSGISSASSSTSSSSASTTPVSTTRTHKRSVSGVCSYSSSLPLYNQQVGDCCIIRVSLDVDNGNMYKSILVTSQDKAPTVIRKAMDKHNLDEDEPEDYELVQIISEDHKLKIPENANVFYAMNSTANYDFILKKRTFTKGAKVKPGASSTLPRMKQKGLRIAKGIF encoded by the exons ATGGTGCAGCGCATGTGGGCCGAGGCGGCCGGGCCCATAGCGGGCACCGAGCCGTTGTTTCCCGGCTCCCGGCGCAGCCGCAGCGTGTGGGACGCCGTGCGCCTGGAGGTGGGCGTCCCAGACAGCTGTCCGGTGGTGCTGCACAGCTTCACGCAGCTAGACCCTGATCTGCCGCGCCTGGAG AGCTCCACGCAGGAGATTGGGGAGGAGCTGATCAACGGGGTCATCTACTCCATCTCCCTGCGCAAGGTTCAGCTACACCAAGGAGCCACCAAGGGCCAGCGCTGGCTAGGG TGTGAGAATGAGTCGGCTCTGAACCTCTATGAGACCTGCAAGGTGCGCACGGTGAAGGCTGGTACTCTGGAGAAGCTGGTGGAGCACCTGGTGCCTGCCTTCCAGGGCAGTGACCTTTCCTACGTCACTGTCTTCCTGTGTACCTACAGAGCCTTCACCACTACTCAGCAGGTACTAGACCTGCTGTTCAAAAG ATATGGCTGCATCCTCCCCTACTCCAGTGAGGACGGTGGACCGCAGGACCAACTCAAAAA TGCCATCTCCTCCATCCTGGGCACCTGGCTGGACCAATACTCAGAGGATTTCTGTCAACCTCCGGACTTTCCCTGCCTCAAGCAGCTGGTGGCTTATGTGCAGCTCAACATGCCTGGCTCAGACCTGGAGCGCCGCGCTCACCTTCTCCTGGCTCAGCTGGAGGACCTGGAGCCCAGTGAGGTTGAGCCTGAGG CCCTGTCCCCAGCTCCAGTGTTGTCTCTGAAACCAGCTTCACAGATGGAACCAGCCCCTGCCCTGCTTCTGACGCCTAGCCGAGCGGTGACATCAACTCCAGTAAGAGAGGCAGCCACAGCTCTAGTGCCAGTGCTGACATCCAGCCCGGTGGTGGCGCCAGCTTCTGTGCTAGAACCAGCTCCAGAGCCGCCTCTAGAGCCTGAGCCATCCCTAGCACTTGCTCCGGAGCTGGACCCCGCTGTCTCACAGAGCCTCGAACTCGAGTCAGCTCCTGTGCCCACTCCTGCCTTAGAGCCTTCCTGGCCTCTGCCTGAAGCCACTGAGAATGGACTAGAAGAGAAGCCTCACCTCCTGCTGTTTCCTCCTGACTTGGTGGCTGAGCAGTTTACACTGATGGACGCA GAACTATTCAAGAGAGTCGTGCCCTACCACTGCCTGGGCTCCATCTGGTCCCAGCGGGACAAGAAGGGCAAGGAACACCTCGCGCCTACCATCCGTGCCACTGTCACCCAGTTCAACAATGTGGCCAACTGTGTCATTACTACCTGCCTTGGGGACCAGAGCATGAAGGCTCCGGACAGGGCCCGGGTGGTGGAACACTGGATCGAGGTGGCCAGG GAGTGCAGAGTGCTCAAgaatttctcctccctctacgCCATCCTCTCTGCCCTACAGAGCAATGCCATCCACCGCCTAAAGAAGACGTGGGAAGAGGTCTCCAG GGACAGCTTTCGAGTGTTCCAGAAACTGTCGGAGATTTTCTCTGATGAGAACAACTACTCCCTGAGCAGAGAACTGCTCATCAAG GAAGGAACCTCCAAGTTTGCCACACTGGAGATGAACCCTAGGAGAGCGCAGAGGCGGCCAAAGGAGACA GGTGTCATCCAGGGCACTGTTCCCTACCTGGGCACATTCCTCACTGACCTGGTGATGCTGGACACTGCCATGAAGGACTATCTATAT GGGAGACTGATCAACtttgaaaagagaaggaag GAGTTTGAAGTCATTGCCCAGATCAAGTTGCTACAGTCGGCCTGCAACAACTACAGCATTGCTCCTGAGGAGCACTTTGGAGCCTGGTTCCGAGCCATGGAACGACTCAGTGAGGCTGAGAG CTACAATCTGTCGTGTGAGCTGGAGCCCCCGTCTGAGTCAGCCAGCAACACCCTGAGGAGCAAGAAAAGCACAGCCATTGTCAAGCGCTGGAGCGA CCGCCAGACTCCCAGCATGGAGCTAAGCACCAGTAGCAGTGCCCACTCCAAGTCCTGTGACCAGCTCCGGTGCAGCCCctacctgggcagtggtgataTCACCGACGCGCTCAGTGTTCACTCAGCTGGTTCTTCCAGTTCTGATGTGGAGGAGATCAATATGAGCTTTGTCCCAGAGTCTCCTGATGGCCAGGAAAAGAAG TTCTGGGAGTCAGCCTCCCAGTCGTCCCCAGAGACCTCTGGCATCAGCTCCGCCTCCAGCAGCACCTCCTCTTCATCAGCCTCTACCACGCCCGTGTCTACCACACGTACCCACAAGCGCTCCGTCTCAGGGGTCTGCAGCTACAGCTCCTCACTGCCTCTCTACAACCAGCAGGTGGGCGACTGCTGCATCATCAGGGTCAGCCTGGATGTGGACAACGGCAACATGTACAAGAGCATCCTG GTGACCAGCCAGGATAAGGCTCCGACTGTCATCCGAAAAGCCATGGACAAACACAACCTAGATGAGGACGAGCCAGAGGACTATGAGCTGGTGCAGATCATCTCAGAGGATCACA AGCTGAAGATTCCAGAAAACGCCAATGTGTTCTATGCCATGAACTCTACTGCCAACTATGACTTTATCCTCAAGAAGCGGACCTTCACTAAGGGGGCCAAAGTCAAGCCTGGGGCCAGCTCCACCCTCCCCCGTATGAAGCAGAAGGGACTCAGGATCGCCAAAGGCATCTTCTAA